One segment of Cohaesibacter intestini DNA contains the following:
- the ubiE gene encoding bifunctional demethylmenaquinone methyltransferase/2-methoxy-6-polyprenyl-1,4-benzoquinol methylase UbiE: MSAQNKQRTEDVSEMATSFGFEAVKEGEKQPKVNKVFHQVAERYDVMNDLMSGGMHRLWKDAFVAWLNPPQRSTKPFKLLDVAGGTGDISFRVIERSRRTAHSTVFDINGSMLAVGKDRAKENGLIDYLDFVEGNAEELPFEDNSFDAYTIAYGIRNVPRIDKALREAFRVLKRGGRFMCLEFSDVDMPVLDKAYDLFSFNAIPAIGDMVTGDRESYEYFVQSIRKFPNKARFKLMIEEAGFKQVTYRAMSGGITTMHSGWKL, encoded by the coding sequence ATGTCGGCACAAAACAAACAGCGCACCGAAGACGTATCCGAAATGGCCACTTCCTTTGGCTTTGAAGCCGTGAAGGAAGGGGAAAAACAGCCCAAGGTGAACAAGGTGTTTCATCAGGTTGCAGAGCGTTACGACGTGATGAATGACCTGATGAGCGGTGGCATGCACCGCCTTTGGAAAGATGCTTTCGTTGCCTGGCTCAATCCGCCCCAACGCTCGACCAAGCCGTTCAAGCTGCTTGATGTAGCCGGTGGGACGGGAGACATTTCCTTCCGGGTGATTGAACGCTCTCGCAGAACCGCCCATTCCACGGTGTTCGACATCAATGGGTCCATGCTGGCGGTCGGCAAGGATCGCGCCAAGGAAAATGGCCTGATCGACTATCTCGATTTCGTCGAAGGCAATGCCGAAGAGCTGCCATTTGAGGACAATAGCTTCGACGCCTATACCATCGCTTATGGCATCCGCAATGTGCCGCGCATCGACAAGGCCCTGCGTGAAGCCTTTCGGGTGCTCAAGCGCGGCGGTCGCTTCATGTGCCTTGAATTTTCCGATGTCGACATGCCTGTGCTCGACAAGGCTTATGATCTGTTTTCCTTCAACGCCATTCCCGCCATCGGTGACATGGTGACCGGTGATCGCGAGAGCTATGAATATTTCGTCCAGTCGATCCGCAAATTCCCCAACAAGGCGCGATTCAAGCTGATGATAGAAGAGGCCGGTTTCAAGCAGGTGACCTATCGGGCCATGTCTGGTGGCATCACCACCATGCATTCGGGTTGGAAATTGTAA
- the dut gene encoding dUTP diphosphatase: MAKPRLLIKTLSHFDGLELPSYKSKEAAGLDLQAANPADAPMLLKAHGGRALVPTGFCMALERGFEAQIRPRSGLAHKHGVTLLNTPGTIDSDYRGEVKVLMINHGDEDFTVERGMRIAQMVIAPVLHMKVKQVDVLDDTDRGAGGFGSTGH; encoded by the coding sequence ATGGCCAAACCGCGTCTCTTGATCAAGACCTTGTCGCATTTCGACGGTCTGGAGCTGCCAAGTTACAAGAGCAAGGAAGCTGCAGGCCTTGATCTGCAAGCCGCCAATCCGGCGGATGCGCCGATGCTGCTCAAAGCCCATGGCGGTCGCGCTTTGGTGCCGACCGGTTTTTGCATGGCGCTCGAACGAGGCTTTGAGGCCCAGATCCGCCCGCGCTCTGGCCTTGCCCACAAGCATGGGGTGACCCTGCTCAACACCCCGGGCACCATCGATTCCGATTATCGTGGTGAAGTGAAGGTTCTGATGATCAATCATGGCGACGAGGATTTCACCGTCGAGCGCGGCATGCGCATCGCCCAGATGGTGATCGCACCGGTTCTGCATATGAAGGTCAAACAGGTGGATGTGCTGGACGACACCGATCGCGGTGCAGGCGGGTTCGGCTCCACCGGCCACTAA
- the ubiB gene encoding 2-polyprenylphenol 6-hydroxylase, which produces MIGASSSLIRLMRAGYILAREGVFSIIEPPAELPLVPRLGLSALRLIERRGISTRNKGERMSAALNRLGPSYVKMGQFLATRPDLVGPELAEALSSLQDRVPAFGMQEAKVAIKEALGKPVEDLFDSFSEPVAAASIAQVHKASYVDKAGIKQDVAIKVLRPRIAERFKADLAGFYLAARLIEAVHVPSRRLRPVAVVDTLARSIELEMDFRLEAAAMSEMAEYCRNDEDFRVPDVHWDKSTKSVMTMEWIDGIKLNDMEALKASGHDLSKLGTTVIQSFLRHALRQGFFHADMHPGNLFLDPQGRLVAVDFGIMGRIGPNEQRFLAEILYGFISRDYRRVSQVHFDAGYVPSHQDVDTFAQALRSIGEPIHGRESAEISMAGLLSQLFEFTELFGMATRTELILLQKTMVVVEGVARMMDGGLNLWNTSEPVVKTWMEANLGPTAKVKEMASGLATLGTLSAGLPEMARRAQSLSESFDQMGRNGMRLDAETVAAIGRAEARESRSGRAALWVIALALSAIAIHLWS; this is translated from the coding sequence ATGATTGGTGCGTCTTCCTCTCTTATCCGCCTCATGCGGGCAGGCTACATTCTGGCGCGTGAAGGGGTCTTCTCGATCATCGAGCCGCCTGCGGAGCTGCCTCTTGTGCCACGGCTTGGCCTGTCGGCTTTGCGCCTGATCGAACGGCGCGGGATTTCCACTCGCAACAAGGGCGAACGGATGAGCGCCGCCCTCAATCGCCTCGGACCTTCTTATGTGAAGATGGGCCAGTTTCTGGCCACCCGACCGGATCTGGTCGGCCCGGAGCTTGCCGAAGCCCTGTCCAGCCTGCAGGACCGTGTCCCGGCCTTTGGTATGCAAGAGGCCAAGGTTGCCATCAAGGAGGCCTTGGGCAAGCCGGTTGAAGATCTCTTTGACAGCTTTTCCGAACCCGTTGCCGCCGCTTCCATCGCGCAGGTCCATAAAGCCAGCTATGTCGACAAGGCAGGCATCAAGCAAGACGTCGCTATCAAGGTGCTCCGCCCGCGCATTGCCGAGCGCTTCAAGGCCGATCTGGCTGGTTTTTACCTTGCCGCCCGGTTGATCGAAGCCGTCCATGTGCCTTCGCGCCGCCTGCGACCGGTGGCCGTTGTCGACACGTTGGCGCGCTCGATTGAGCTGGAAATGGATTTCCGCCTCGAAGCCGCCGCCATGAGCGAAATGGCCGAATATTGCCGTAACGACGAGGACTTCCGTGTGCCGGACGTCCATTGGGACAAATCGACCAAGTCCGTGATGACCATGGAATGGATCGACGGCATCAAGCTCAATGACATGGAGGCGCTGAAAGCCTCCGGCCATGATCTCTCCAAGCTTGGCACCACGGTCATTCAGTCTTTCCTGCGCCATGCCCTGCGGCAAGGCTTTTTCCATGCGGACATGCATCCGGGCAATCTGTTTCTCGACCCGCAAGGCCGTCTGGTGGCCGTCGATTTCGGCATTATGGGCCGCATCGGCCCCAATGAGCAGCGCTTTCTGGCCGAAATCCTTTATGGCTTCATCAGTCGCGACTATCGCCGGGTGTCTCAGGTTCATTTCGATGCGGGCTATGTGCCTTCTCATCAGGATGTCGACACCTTTGCCCAGGCCCTGCGCTCCATCGGTGAGCCGATCCATGGGCGGGAGTCTGCCGAAATTTCCATGGCCGGCCTGCTCAGCCAATTGTTCGAATTCACAGAATTGTTCGGCATGGCAACCCGCACCGAGCTGATCCTGCTGCAAAAGACCATGGTCGTCGTCGAGGGGGTTGCCCGGATGATGGATGGCGGCCTCAATCTCTGGAATACATCGGAACCGGTGGTCAAGACATGGATGGAGGCCAATCTCGGCCCCACCGCCAAGGTCAAGGAAATGGCCTCCGGCCTCGCCACGCTCGGCACCCTGTCCGCAGGTCTGCCGGAAATGGCCCGCCGCGCCCAGAGCCTTTCGGAGAGCTTTGATCAGATGGGCCGAAATGGTATGCGTCTGGATGCCGAAACCGTGGCGGCCATCGGTCGGGCCGAAGCCCGTGAAAGCCGCTCAGGGCGTGCTGCGCTCTGGGTTATCGCTCTTGCGCTCAGTGCCATTGCCATCCATCTTTGGAGCTAA
- a CDS encoding HlyD family type I secretion periplasmic adaptor subunit: protein MSREPIDDRVANLISFERSKRLGAFLLVAFFVGFGSWASLAPLRGAVIATGHVVKEGDTQTITHESGGVVSRILVREGQTVKKGDPLILIDDVERFAELEQIETQLTYLIVREARLVAEQTDTDFPPTDHDFAEKALTNDQFQRFVSDQKEEYSVRQRLRAKEEDIVAQQRQALLSELKGLKAEIEAQQSWRSILKEQVETRTKLLKKGAVSKLAVQETKKSFAEVDVAYQKIKGQIDSLPHRIAELDARLAQIGQTFAEQVAKDLSSIRAEKLVLQKKLAAAEKAFARVELVAPKAGIINKLHVNTVGSAVAAFQSIVEIVPEGERLLVEVELNPADIEQVAVGQPAKLVLSAFDASEVQPVDARVDFVSPDRRINQRTQVAYFVARIEVIIDETTMLPDLFPGMPVEAYMQTEERTFLQILLDPLTKSIRRSFRS, encoded by the coding sequence ATGTCCCGGGAGCCCATTGACGATAGAGTTGCCAATCTGATCTCTTTTGAGCGATCCAAGCGTCTCGGCGCCTTCTTGCTGGTGGCCTTTTTTGTCGGCTTCGGATCATGGGCCAGCCTTGCCCCCTTGCGTGGGGCGGTGATTGCCACAGGGCATGTGGTCAAGGAAGGCGACACCCAGACCATCACCCACGAAAGCGGCGGGGTTGTTTCGCGCATTCTGGTGCGCGAGGGGCAGACGGTAAAAAAGGGCGATCCGTTGATCCTGATTGATGATGTCGAACGCTTTGCCGAACTGGAACAGATCGAAACACAATTGACCTATCTGATCGTCCGCGAGGCCCGTCTGGTGGCAGAGCAGACTGACACGGATTTCCCACCGACAGATCATGACTTTGCTGAGAAAGCTCTGACGAATGACCAATTCCAAAGGTTCGTTTCGGATCAGAAAGAAGAATATTCAGTCCGTCAGAGACTTCGAGCCAAAGAAGAGGACATTGTTGCTCAGCAAAGGCAGGCTCTGCTGTCCGAATTGAAAGGGTTGAAGGCCGAAATCGAGGCACAGCAATCCTGGCGCTCGATCCTCAAGGAGCAGGTCGAGACCCGCACAAAGCTCTTGAAGAAAGGGGCGGTCAGCAAGCTGGCAGTTCAGGAGACAAAGAAGAGCTTTGCTGAGGTTGATGTCGCCTATCAGAAGATCAAGGGCCAAATCGATAGCCTGCCGCACAGGATCGCGGAACTGGATGCACGGTTGGCGCAGATTGGCCAGACTTTCGCCGAGCAGGTAGCCAAGGATCTGTCATCCATCCGGGCCGAAAAGCTCGTCCTGCAGAAAAAACTGGCCGCCGCCGAGAAGGCCTTTGCCCGGGTTGAACTGGTCGCCCCGAAGGCGGGCATCATCAACAAGCTGCATGTCAACACGGTGGGCAGTGCGGTCGCCGCCTTCCAGTCGATTGTCGAGATTGTGCCTGAAGGCGAGCGGCTGTTGGTGGAAGTGGAATTGAACCCGGCCGACATCGAGCAGGTTGCCGTCGGTCAGCCAGCCAAACTGGTGCTGAGCGCCTTTGACGCGTCCGAAGTGCAGCCGGTCGATGCACGGGTGGATTTTGTCTCCCCGGACCGACGGATCAATCAGCGCACGCAGGTCGCCTATTTCGTTGCGCGGATAGAGGTGATCATTGATGAGACCACGATGCTGCCCGATTTGTTTCCCGGCATGCCGGTGGAGGCCTATATGCAGACGGAAGAACGGACCTTTCTGCAGATCCTGCTCGACCCGCTGACCAAGAGCATCCGGCGCTCTTTCCGCAGTTAG
- a CDS encoding aminotransferase class V-fold PLP-dependent enzyme: protein MNLIMDIERVRADTPGTRHGIHLLACGAALMPQQVVDAIVAHTELEARIGGYEAYRARAEELDATYDSVARLLNAKPQEIALVENATVGWCMAFYSLPLKAGDRILTCEAEYAANYVAFLQRAKRDGIIIDVVPSDASGGLDVVALEEMITEQTALIATTWIPTNGGLINPAEKIGAIAKQHDIPFLLDACQAVGQMPVDVEALQCDFLSATARKFLRGPRGSGFLYVREKWLETLEPVMIDHFAAPWVSRDAYELRPDARRFENWENNYALRAGLKAACDYALELGLDAIQQRSFGLATLLREQLLTLPGAQIRDIGAEQCAIVSFTIEGLDPAVTVNKLRENGIAIGTSTLSSTRIDGERRQLPLMLRAAPHYYNTEEDIFALIAALKAEMQADL, encoded by the coding sequence ATGAATCTAATCATGGATATCGAGAGAGTTCGCGCAGACACACCCGGAACCCGCCATGGCATTCACTTGCTGGCCTGCGGCGCTGCGTTGATGCCCCAGCAAGTGGTCGACGCCATCGTCGCGCATACTGAACTTGAAGCCCGGATTGGCGGCTATGAAGCCTATCGGGCGCGAGCGGAAGAGCTGGACGCCACCTATGACAGCGTGGCGCGGCTTCTCAATGCCAAGCCACAGGAAATCGCTCTGGTGGAAAATGCCACGGTCGGCTGGTGCATGGCCTTTTATTCTCTGCCTTTGAAGGCTGGAGATCGGATTCTCACCTGTGAAGCGGAATATGCTGCCAATTACGTCGCTTTCCTGCAACGGGCCAAGCGCGACGGGATCATCATTGATGTGGTGCCGAGTGATGCCTCTGGCGGGCTGGATGTGGTGGCACTCGAAGAGATGATCACCGAGCAGACAGCTCTGATTGCCACGACATGGATTCCAACCAATGGCGGTCTGATCAATCCGGCAGAGAAGATCGGCGCGATAGCCAAGCAACACGACATTCCCTTCCTGCTTGATGCCTGTCAGGCGGTGGGGCAGATGCCGGTGGATGTCGAAGCGCTGCAATGCGACTTCCTGTCGGCCACGGCCCGCAAGTTCCTGCGCGGACCGCGTGGGTCTGGTTTTCTTTATGTGCGGGAAAAGTGGCTCGAGACGCTGGAGCCGGTGATGATCGACCATTTTGCCGCCCCGTGGGTCTCCCGCGATGCGTATGAACTGCGACCGGATGCGCGGCGCTTTGAAAACTGGGAAAACAATTATGCCCTGCGTGCCGGCCTGAAAGCAGCCTGCGACTATGCGCTAGAACTCGGCCTTGATGCGATCCAGCAGCGCTCTTTTGGCCTCGCCACCCTATTGCGCGAGCAGCTTTTGACCTTGCCGGGTGCTCAGATCCGCGATATCGGCGCCGAGCAATGTGCCATTGTCAGCTTCACCATTGAGGGGCTCGATCCGGCGGTAACGGTCAACAAATTGCGGGAAAATGGCATTGCCATCGGAACATCCACCCTGTCCAGCACACGCATTGATGGGGAACGCCGCCAGTTGCCGCTGATGTTGCGGGCCGCACCCCATTATTACAATACCGAAGAGGACATCTTCGCCCTGATCGCTGCCCTTAAGGCGGAAATGCAGGCGGACTTGTAG
- a CDS encoding LysR substrate-binding domain-containing protein gives MQNLNSLSLSTLRTIEVLARHATLRGAADELGVTPGALSQRLAKAEAALGQTLFIRSSTGLEPTNTCRAVASRLTATFRDLSGIVADLQQTRKNSLTVTVATIFASRWLIWRIKHFTDQNPDISLHILPANDVVDLDNSEADVGIRVGPDMGAGEGATKLLDKRVFPVCSPAIAAQVKSPADLLAFPVIRENENYIGWDAWLSDMGVKDTALKPGPTYPDGSLCLDAAMTGQGIFMAWETLACDALERGLVASPFALRSEVGSSYWFVTSKQAETNQAVKRFRCWLIRELEDSLQQWGSDASEPD, from the coding sequence ATGCAAAACCTAAACTCGCTCTCGCTGTCGACGCTCAGGACCATTGAGGTGCTCGCCCGCCATGCCACATTGCGCGGGGCGGCTGATGAGCTTGGCGTCACGCCCGGCGCGCTCAGCCAAAGACTGGCAAAGGCAGAAGCCGCCTTGGGCCAAACACTGTTCATCCGCTCCTCGACCGGCCTCGAACCAACGAACACATGCCGCGCGGTCGCGTCCAGACTGACAGCAACCTTTCGGGACTTGTCGGGCATTGTCGCCGATTTGCAGCAAACCCGGAAGAATAGTCTGACGGTGACCGTCGCAACGATTTTTGCCAGCCGCTGGTTGATCTGGCGGATCAAGCATTTCACCGACCAGAATCCGGATATTTCCCTGCATATTCTGCCAGCCAATGATGTGGTGGATCTCGACAATTCCGAAGCTGATGTCGGCATTCGCGTCGGCCCTGATATGGGAGCTGGCGAAGGTGCGACGAAGCTGCTGGACAAACGGGTTTTTCCGGTCTGTTCTCCGGCAATTGCTGCGCAAGTCAAAAGCCCCGCCGACCTTCTGGCGTTCCCTGTGATCCGTGAGAATGAAAACTATATCGGCTGGGATGCCTGGCTGTCCGATATGGGGGTGAAGGATACAGCGCTCAAACCCGGCCCCACTTATCCTGACGGCTCCCTTTGCCTTGATGCGGCAATGACCGGGCAGGGGATTTTCATGGCGTGGGAAACGCTGGCCTGTGATGCCCTGGAGCGCGGACTGGTCGCCTCGCCCTTTGCCCTCCGGTCCGAGGTTGGGTCGAGCTACTGGTTCGTTACCAGCAAACAGGCCGAAACCAATCAGGCGGTCAAGCGATTCCGCTGCTGGCTGATCAGGGAGCTGGAAGACTCGCTGCAACAATGGGGTAGCGACGCGAGCGAACCCGACTGA
- the mutM gene encoding bifunctional DNA-formamidopyrimidine glycosylase/DNA-(apurinic or apyrimidinic site) lyase → MPELPEVETVRRGLAPVMEGVTIRQADVRRKNLRFDFPDQLAERLQGRQVISLGRRSKYLLADLDDAQVLVMHLGMSGSFRVVEAEDAHLIGKESFHRARGKLPQHDHVVLHLTSGASVLYNDPRRFGFFDLIPRAVLAEHPYFAKLGVEPVGNMLDAAYLAARFSGKKTPLKTALLDQHIIAGLGNIYVCEALYRSGLDPKRAAGSLVTKAGKASAKLQLLTDEIRATIAEAIEAGGSTLRDHTRADGSLGYFQHRFKVYDREGDPCQNEACSGTIERFTQSGRSTFFCPKCQK, encoded by the coding sequence ATGCCTGAATTGCCTGAGGTTGAAACCGTGCGCCGGGGTCTGGCCCCGGTCATGGAAGGGGTGACCATTCGACAAGCCGATGTTCGGCGCAAAAATCTGCGCTTTGACTTTCCAGACCAACTGGCCGAGCGGTTGCAAGGGCGGCAGGTGATTTCCCTTGGCAGGCGGTCGAAATATCTGCTGGCCGATCTGGATGATGCGCAGGTTCTGGTGATGCATCTGGGCATGTCCGGCTCGTTCCGGGTGGTGGAGGCAGAAGACGCTCATTTGATCGGTAAGGAGAGCTTTCACCGGGCGCGTGGCAAGCTGCCACAGCATGATCATGTGGTGCTACACCTGACCTCTGGCGCGTCGGTGCTTTACAATGATCCACGGCGCTTCGGCTTTTTCGATCTGATCCCACGCGCGGTTCTGGCCGAGCATCCCTATTTTGCCAAATTGGGGGTCGAACCGGTGGGCAACATGCTGGATGCGGCCTATTTGGCGGCGCGGTTCTCTGGCAAGAAGACGCCGCTGAAAACTGCCCTGCTCGATCAGCATATCATTGCGGGCCTTGGCAATATCTATGTTTGCGAAGCGCTGTATCGCTCAGGGCTCGATCCGAAACGCGCGGCGGGCAGCCTTGTCACCAAGGCGGGCAAGGCATCCGCCAAGCTTCAATTGCTGACCGACGAGATCCGCGCCACCATCGCCGAAGCGATTGAGGCGGGGGGATCAACCTTGCGCGATCACACCCGCGCGGATGGATCGCTTGGCTATTTCCAGCATCGTTTCAAGGTCTATGACCGGGAGGGTGACCCGTGCCAGAATGAGGCTTGCTCGGGGACAATTGAACGCTTCACCCAAAGCGGGCGGTCAACCTTCTTTTGCCCCAAATGCCAGAAATGA
- a CDS encoding type I secretion system permease/ATPase → MRWLAVFSVAANLLLLAMPLYLSQIYDRVLPSDSPDTLLYLSLFILMCLALFGMMEVLRNKVAQKMSACFELRLAPRLLHHALRTRASNKGDYALLLQDVANIRQMLASRAFIGLFDLPFTPLFLCLLFLVHPVLGVLATLGAGLLVLLALANEMLASDKQGKATDQHKQGTAKSNEILTHLDDVCAMGMGEALRGRWQDTMLQAAHSADDVAQVNGAFFGLVRFFRQMIQVAMLGFGAYLVLTSHLSAGLIFAASIVSGRALMPIEQFIGAWRGLASSRAAHRRVQAQLDRMEDAERDAAPRLELPQIEGRLWCQGVTVIPEGEQFDKAILKNINLEIEPGHVVAIIGASGAGKTALLRVLATVSRPDLGRYFIDGFETTQWDADQLGANIGYSAQESHFFRGTVAQNIARFSPTADARAVIAAANMAGAHDFIGTLPQGYNTLLGSEEIRLSGGQKQRIALARAFFGDPQILLLDEPDSHLDFTGEQALRNAIKDAKTRGKTVIFATQRNLLVTSADKVLVMEAGRIANFGERQELLPIRAQSADKPQQLNAPDEPLDPSDVPDISDASNPSPSMKRSS, encoded by the coding sequence ATGCGATGGCTCGCGGTCTTTTCCGTTGCGGCCAATCTTCTGTTGCTGGCGATGCCGCTTTATCTGTCGCAGATCTATGACCGTGTTCTGCCCAGCGACAGTCCGGACACGCTGCTCTATCTGTCGCTGTTCATTCTGATGTGTCTGGCGCTGTTTGGCATGATGGAAGTGCTGCGCAACAAGGTGGCGCAAAAGATGAGCGCTTGTTTCGAGCTGCGCCTGGCGCCTCGCTTGCTCCATCACGCCCTGCGGACGCGGGCCAGCAACAAGGGGGACTATGCCCTGTTGCTGCAGGATGTGGCCAACATTCGCCAGATGCTGGCCAGTCGTGCCTTCATTGGTCTGTTTGACCTGCCCTTCACACCTTTGTTCCTCTGCTTGCTGTTTCTGGTCCATCCGGTTCTGGGCGTGTTGGCGACCTTGGGGGCGGGGCTTCTGGTTCTGCTGGCGCTGGCCAATGAAATGCTGGCATCGGACAAGCAGGGCAAGGCCACCGACCAGCACAAACAGGGCACTGCCAAAAGCAACGAAATCCTGACCCATCTGGATGATGTCTGTGCCATGGGTATGGGAGAAGCCTTGCGAGGCCGCTGGCAGGACACCATGCTGCAGGCCGCGCATAGTGCAGACGATGTGGCGCAGGTCAATGGTGCCTTTTTTGGATTGGTCCGTTTTTTTCGACAGATGATACAGGTCGCCATGCTCGGCTTCGGGGCCTATCTGGTGCTGACGTCCCACCTGTCAGCCGGTCTTATTTTTGCCGCCAGCATCGTGTCGGGACGGGCCTTGATGCCAATTGAACAATTCATCGGCGCGTGGCGCGGTCTCGCCTCCTCCCGTGCGGCTCACCGACGGGTCCAAGCCCAACTGGATCGGATGGAAGACGCGGAACGCGACGCCGCACCACGCCTCGAATTGCCACAGATCGAAGGTCGGCTCTGGTGTCAGGGGGTGACGGTCATTCCCGAAGGAGAACAATTCGACAAAGCCATTCTGAAGAACATCAATCTCGAGATCGAACCGGGGCATGTGGTGGCCATCATCGGGGCCAGTGGGGCCGGGAAAACGGCCTTGTTGCGGGTGCTCGCCACTGTCAGTCGGCCCGATCTGGGACGCTACTTCATCGATGGCTTTGAAACCACCCAGTGGGATGCGGATCAACTGGGAGCCAATATTGGTTACTCGGCTCAGGAGAGCCATTTCTTCCGCGGCACCGTGGCCCAGAATATCGCCCGCTTCTCCCCTACCGCCGACGCCAGAGCGGTGATTGCGGCGGCCAACATGGCCGGAGCACACGACTTTATTGGCACTCTGCCACAAGGCTATAACACGCTTCTGGGGTCGGAGGAGATCCGTCTCTCCGGTGGGCAGAAACAGAGAATCGCACTGGCTCGGGCCTTCTTCGGTGACCCGCAAATCCTGCTGCTCGATGAGCCTGATTCCCATTTGGACTTTACCGGGGAACAGGCCCTGCGCAACGCCATCAAGGATGCCAAGACGCGAGGCAAGACCGTTATTTTCGCCACCCAGCGCAATCTGCTTGTCACCTCGGCCGACAAGGTTCTGGTGATGGAGGCGGGACGGATTGCCAATTTTGGTGAGCGGCAGGAGCTGTTGCCCATTCGGGCCCAGTCTGCGGACAAGCCACAACAACTCAATGCACCCGATGAACCGCTTGATCCGTCAGATGTTCCTGACATTTCGGATGCTTCAAATCCCAGCCCTTCAATGAAGCGGTCTTCATAG
- the coaBC gene encoding bifunctional phosphopantothenoylcysteine decarboxylase/phosphopantothenate--cysteine ligase CoaBC — MLANKRILLIISSSVAAFKATDIARLLIKQGASVKVILTRNATEFVSPLTLAALTGEAAITELFDLTREQEIGHIELSRDADLVVVAPCTANLMAKMAHGIADDLASTTLLATDKDVLVAPAMNVRMWLHPATQRNLAQLKADGIHFVGPDVGMMACNEEGPGRLAEPDAIIEAIDALLDEHDKPLSGKHVLITAGPTHEPIDPVRYIANRSSGKQGYALAAAARAAGADVTLVSGPVNLDPPAGVTCIKVETAQQMHDAVSDHLPSDVAIMAAAVADWKVANQGTEKIKKKPDGSLPELHFSENPDIARFVGTHPSQRPTLVVGFAAETQNLETNAGAKLKKKGVDWIIANDVSPETGIMGGDRNSVKIVRVDGIEAWPDMEKGDVAKRLIERIAQALDGMAQV, encoded by the coding sequence ATGCTTGCCAACAAACGCATTCTGTTGATCATTTCCAGCAGCGTCGCCGCCTTCAAGGCAACCGACATTGCCCGCCTGTTGATCAAGCAGGGCGCCAGCGTCAAGGTCATCCTGACGCGCAATGCAACCGAGTTCGTCTCGCCCCTGACCCTTGCGGCCTTGACCGGTGAAGCGGCGATCACCGAATTGTTCGACCTCACGCGTGAGCAGGAAATCGGCCATATTGAATTGTCCCGCGACGCCGATCTGGTGGTCGTGGCACCCTGCACGGCCAATCTGATGGCCAAGATGGCCCATGGCATTGCCGATGATCTGGCCAGCACGACCTTGCTGGCGACCGACAAGGACGTGTTGGTCGCACCGGCGATGAATGTGCGCATGTGGCTGCATCCGGCCACCCAGCGCAATCTCGCCCAACTGAAGGCCGACGGCATCCATTTCGTTGGCCCCGATGTCGGTATGATGGCCTGCAACGAGGAAGGTCCGGGCCGTCTGGCCGAACCGGACGCCATCATCGAGGCAATTGATGCCTTGCTCGACGAACACGATAAGCCGCTTTCTGGCAAACATGTGCTGATCACCGCCGGCCCGACCCATGAACCGATTGATCCGGTCCGCTATATCGCCAACCGCTCGTCGGGCAAGCAAGGCTATGCCTTGGCGGCAGCCGCCCGCGCCGCCGGTGCCGACGTGACCTTGGTTTCCGGTCCCGTCAATCTCGATCCGCCCGCAGGCGTCACATGCATCAAAGTCGAAACTGCCCAGCAGATGCATGATGCAGTGAGCGACCATCTGCCTAGCGACGTTGCTATCATGGCCGCCGCCGTCGCCGACTGGAAAGTCGCCAATCAGGGCACCGAAAAAATCAAGAAAAAGCCCGATGGCAGCCTGCCGGAATTGCATTTTTCTGAAAATCCTGACATTGCCCGTTTCGTTGGCACCCATCCCAGCCAACGCCCGACCCTCGTGGTTGGTTTCGCTGCCGAAACACAAAATCTCGAAACCAATGCCGGGGCAAAGCTGAAGAAAAAGGGCGTTGACTGGATCATTGCCAACGATGTGTCACCTGAGACCGGTATCATGGGCGGCGATCGCAACAGCGTGAAGATCGTCCGGGTCGATGGCATCGAAGCCTGGCCGGACATGGAGAAGGGTGACGTTGCCAAACGCCTGATCGAACGCATTGCCCAAGCACTGGACGGCATGGCGCAAGTCTGA